The Desulfovibrio sp. Fe33 genome includes the window CCCTGCTCACGGCCTGCGGCACCTGCCGTGAGTCGCTGGAGACCTACGATTTCTCCTCCGAGCTGGCCGACCCGCTCAAGCACCTCGACGTGGTCCAGTTCCTCCTGGAGCGGCTGCCCGCCGCACGCCGGGCCGAACCGATCCTGTATCATTCGGCCTGCCACATGGAGTGGACCGGCGTGCCCAAGCTCAAGGCTCCGGAGATGTATCGCTCGGCCCTGGCGAGCCTGACAGGCGCGAACGTGGACCTCTCCCCCGGCTGCTGCGGCGAGTCCGGCCTCGGAGCCCTGACCAGCCCGGCCATCTACAACAAGCTGCGCGAACGCAAGCAGGAACAACTGCGCGAGGACCTCGGCTTCGACCGGCACCGTCCCATCGTGGTGGGCTGCCCGTCCTGCAAGGTCGGCATTAAGCGGTCCATGCTGCAAATGAAGCGGCCCAACCGCGTCCTGCACGCAGTGGAATACCTGGCCGAATGCGTGGGCGGTCCCAAGTGGGAGAAGGAACTCAACGAACTGCTCGACATGGTGGAACGCAAGGGGGCCTAGCCCCCTCGCGGCTCACTTGATCGGTCCGGGCCCGCCCGGCCTCCGAAGCCTGAAACGACGCATGGAGGAGACCATGGACAGCCACAAAATAAAAGACGAATCCGACGGGACCGATTCCCGCGTCCCGGCCGCTTGCCGCCTGGCGGGCCTCCCCTCGGAGGCCGCATAGTGCGCGCGCTCGGCATAGATTTCGGGCTCAAGCGCGTGGGGCTGGCCGTCTGCGACCCCACGGGCACCCTGGTTTCGCCCTACCGGACCATAGAGCGGACCACTCGCCAGGCCCTCTTTGACGAACTGACCGACATCATTCATGATGAAGCCATCGAAGCGGTGGTGGTCGGCCTCCCCCTCGCCATGTCCGGCGAGGAAACCCTGACCACCCGGCAGGCCCGCAATTTCGCCGAGAGCCTGGAACGAAGGATCGACGCGCCCGTCCACCTCATGGACGAGCGGCTGACCTCCGCCCAGGCCGAAGAGGAACTCAACGCCGCCGGGCTGCGCGGCAAAAAACGCAAGGCCGTTCTGGACAGCCAGGCGGCCGTGGTCATCCTTCGCTCATGGCTCGATTCCGTTACGTCCTGATCTCCCTGGCCCTGCTGGCCACCCTCACCGCGCTCGGCGCGGGCGGCTACGCATGGTTCAAGGCGTGGCAAGAGCAGCAGTTCCTGACCACAGCGCCCGAGACGCCGGGCCGCGAAGT containing:
- the ruvX gene encoding Holliday junction resolvase RuvX — its product is MRALGIDFGLKRVGLAVCDPTGTLVSPYRTIERTTRQALFDELTDIIHDEAIEAVVVGLPLAMSGEETLTTRQARNFAESLERRIDAPVHLMDERLTSAQAEEELNAAGLRGKKRKAVLDSQAAVVILRSWLDSVTS